One window of Mesoplodon densirostris isolate mMesDen1 chromosome 15, mMesDen1 primary haplotype, whole genome shotgun sequence genomic DNA carries:
- the COMT gene encoding catechol O-methyltransferase yields MLEAPPLLLAAGALGLVLLALLWLLQALRLWGLFIIGWNELVLHPVRNLLMGNSKEQRILRHVLQHAVAGDPESVLDAIDAYCSQKEWAMNVGDKKGQIVDAVLREQRPSVLLELGAYCGYSAVRMARLLLPGARLLTIELNPDYAAITQQMVDFAGLQDRVTVVIGASEDIIPQLKKKYDVDTVDMVFLDHWKDRYLPDTLLLEECGLLRKGTVLLADNVICPGTPEFLEYVRGSSRFECTHFSSYLEYSQVVDGLEKVVYKGPGSPVQP; encoded by the exons ATGCTGGAGGCCCCGCCCCTGCTGCTGGCAGCTGGCGCCCTTGGCCTGGTGCTGCTGGCGCTGCTGTGGCTGCTGCAGGCCTTGCGACTCTGGGGCCTGTTCATCATTGGCTGGAACGAGCTTGTCCTGCACCCCGTCCGCAACCTCCTCATGGGCAACAGCAAGGAGCAGCGTATTCTGCGCCACGTGCTGCAGCACGCGGTGGCCGGGGACCCGGAGAGCGTGCTGGACGCCATCGACGCCTACTGCTCACAGAAGGAGTGGGCTATGAACGTGGGCGACAAGAAAG GCCAGATCGTGGACGCCGTGTTGAGGGAGCAGCGTCCCTCGGTGCTGCTGGAGCTGGGTGCCTACTGTGGCTACTCGGCCGTGCGAATGGCCCGCCTGCTGCTGCCTGGTGCCCGGCTGCTCACCATCGAGCTCAACCCTGACTACGCCGCCATCACCCAGCAGATGGTGGACTTCGCAGGCCTGCAGGACAGG GTGACCGTTGTCATTGGGGCGTCCGAGGACATCATCCCCCAGCTGAAGAAGAAATATGACGTGGACACTGTGGACATGGTCTTCCTCGATCACTGGAAGGACCGGTACCTGCCAGACACACTCCTCCTGGAG GAGTGTGGCCTGCTGCGGAAGGGGACAGTGTTGCTGGCCGACAACGTCATCTGTCCGGGGACACCAGAGTTCCTGGAGTACGTGCGTGGGAGCAGCCGCTTCGAGTGCACGCACTTCAGCTCGTACCTGGAGTACTCGCAGGTGGTGGACGGCCTGGAGAAGGTCGTCTACAAGGGCCCGGGCAGCCCTGTGCAGCCTTGA